A region from the Candidatus Electrothrix scaldis genome encodes:
- the mltF gene encoding membrane-bound lytic murein transglycosylase MltF: MKKKTFRQLFLVIVFIATGSIALWFISSDVLQPSGAMRDIRQQGKLRVIMTNSANVYYLYRGEYMGFEYDLVQAFAEYLGVELEVLTPDWDTMFQQLDAGEAHLIAAGLTITPAREALVDFSDGHLQVQQQVIVHKRNNTIQELADLEETPLHVRVGTSYAERINELQQDGYTLQTVLHANVPTEELIRQVADQEIEATVADSNIALLNQRYYPDIRIAFPVEEAQTVAWAVRRGETELLDRINAFFDLIEENGTFARIYERYYRDVSIFDYVDLKKFHKRIKTRLPKYQDIIRKEAKRYGFDWRLIAAVIYQESHFNPRARSYTGVRGLMQITRTTAREMGITNRLNPAQSIRAGVGYLAKLYARFADIQDSYERLLFALASYNIGYGHVRDAQKICQRKGWNPSRWAEMEKALPLLRLKQYYKDAEYGYARGTEPVRYIKRILLYFDILKQKNRVEG, from the coding sequence ATGAAGAAGAAAACGTTCCGTCAGCTCTTTCTGGTTATAGTTTTCATAGCCACTGGCAGCATCGCTCTTTGGTTTATTTCTTCAGATGTCCTGCAACCATCCGGGGCAATGCGAGATATTCGCCAGCAAGGGAAACTGCGGGTCATCATGACCAACAGTGCCAATGTGTACTACCTCTACAGAGGGGAATACATGGGCTTTGAATATGACCTGGTCCAGGCTTTTGCCGAGTATCTCGGTGTTGAATTGGAAGTGTTGACCCCGGATTGGGACACGATGTTTCAGCAGCTTGATGCCGGTGAGGCCCATCTTATTGCTGCGGGCCTGACAATCACTCCGGCACGGGAAGCACTGGTTGATTTTTCCGACGGTCATCTCCAGGTGCAGCAGCAGGTCATTGTGCATAAAAGGAATAACACGATACAGGAGCTTGCCGATCTGGAGGAAACGCCTCTCCATGTTCGCGTAGGCACTTCTTATGCTGAACGGATCAATGAACTTCAGCAGGATGGTTATACCTTGCAGACAGTGTTGCATGCCAATGTACCAACCGAGGAGCTGATCCGTCAGGTAGCAGATCAGGAAATTGAAGCAACCGTGGCAGACTCGAATATTGCTCTCTTAAATCAGCGCTATTATCCCGATATACGTATTGCCTTTCCTGTTGAAGAGGCGCAGACCGTTGCCTGGGCAGTGCGTCGTGGAGAGACAGAACTGCTTGACCGGATCAATGCCTTTTTCGATTTGATTGAAGAAAACGGGACCTTTGCCAGGATTTATGAGCGATACTATCGGGATGTGAGCATTTTTGATTATGTGGACCTGAAGAAGTTTCATAAACGGATCAAGACTCGCCTGCCGAAATATCAGGATATTATCCGTAAGGAAGCGAAAAGATATGGTTTTGACTGGCGTCTGATTGCTGCGGTGATCTATCAGGAATCACATTTCAATCCCAGGGCCAGGAGTTATACCGGAGTGCGCGGGCTTATGCAGATTACCAGGACCACAGCCAGAGAGATGGGGATAACCAACCGTCTCAATCCTGCGCAGAGTATACGGGCCGGTGTAGGGTATCTTGCGAAACTCTATGCCCGTTTTGCCGATATCCAGGATTCGTATGAACGGCTGCTGTTTGCGCTGGCCAGTTATAATATCGGATACGGGCATGTGCGGGATGCCCAGAAGATTTGCCAGCGCAAGGGATGGAATCCTAGCCGTTGGGCCGAAATGGAGAAGGCCCTGCCCTTACTCCGACTGAAGCAATATTATAAGGATGCTGAGTACGGTTATGCCAGAGGAACAGAGCCGGTTCGCTATATTAAGCGTATTCTGCTCTACTTTGATATTCTTAAACAGAAAAACCGGGTAGAGGGGTAA
- a CDS encoding XRE family transcriptional regulator — MPHTSIQKLRERMTPEAHKRATLKARELMAEMLIGEIRKEAGFTQEQVAELLGIRQPSLSKLESQDDMQISTLRKIVHALGGELEIVARMPTGDIRIRQFSGQP, encoded by the coding sequence ATGCCACACACATCAATTCAAAAATTGCGCGAACGTATGACACCGGAAGCTCACAAACGTGCAACACTGAAAGCGCGTGAGCTGATGGCAGAAATGCTTATTGGTGAAATTCGCAAAGAAGCAGGCTTTACACAAGAGCAGGTAGCAGAACTTCTCGGTATCAGACAACCGTCGCTGTCAAAATTAGAGTCGCAGGACGACATGCAGATCAGCACCCTGCGTAAAATTGTCCATGCGCTGGGGGGAGAACTGGAAATCGTCGCCCGCATGCCGACAGGAGATATCCGCATCCGACAGTTTTCCGGCCAGCCGTAG
- the mutS gene encoding DNA mismatch repair protein MutS has protein sequence MPAKKTSTQPSAPKITPMLRQYLEIKEQHPGTILFYRMGDFYEMFFEDAETASRVLGITLTSRNKGDENQVPMCGVPYHAVSGYLSKMVKAGYRVAICEQAEDPKEAKGIVKREVVRVVSPGVTTDDQLLDEKANTFVCALTAARKGQKLLTVGLSFLDVSTGNFLISEIPLQDANLDPVIDEITRMQPAELLLADEEAESLAVLSDMLCTLIPGLCLTERQAWSFTYDTALTTLNEHFKTSSLAGFGCQDMETGICAAGALLTYIQETQKTDLSFIRQLSLLTRSGFLIIDESSRRNLELTETIIGGKRKGSLLSVLDLTSTPMGARLLRQRLLFPLQDADKIEQRLTAVEILLNEYTLRRELQELLAGIYDIERLCSRLVLGQGNARDMAALKVSLGQLPDLKKLLMNTPGGLLQEIGMELDPLFDLHELIDKAIRDDAPITLREGRLIREGFHGELDELIYLLRDGKQLILNLEAKERERTGIAKLKVGFNRVFGYYFEVSRAHKGELPEDFIRKQTLVNAERFITPELKELENKISTAQEKRLTLEYSLFLDIREKIAAQSERLLAAALSIARTDFLVSLARAADHYQYIRPTITDKRTVSIVEGRHPVIERSLDPGSFVPNNVSLDQEANELLIITGPNMAGKSTVLRQTALIVLMAHIGSFVPADWAEIGIVDRIFTRVGAMDDLRRGQSTFMVEMNETANILNNATEHSLVILDEIGRGTSTYDGLAIAWAVAEELADKNGRGVKTMFATHYHELTDLATTHERIQNYSIAVREQDNRIHFLHKLVQGAASRSYGIQVAALAGVPDHVVDRAQEILTNIEKGEFTATGEPTIAVSVKRKPHPCQLTLFPPKEDPLRTRMKEIDPNELTPRQAHDLLYELMEVMREE, from the coding sequence GTGCCCGCGAAGAAGACCTCAACCCAACCCTCTGCCCCTAAAATCACCCCCATGCTCCGCCAGTACCTGGAAATCAAGGAGCAGCATCCAGGCACGATCCTCTTTTATCGCATGGGCGACTTTTACGAGATGTTCTTTGAGGATGCCGAGACCGCCTCACGGGTGCTGGGCATCACCCTGACCTCGCGCAATAAGGGCGACGAGAACCAGGTGCCCATGTGCGGGGTGCCCTATCATGCGGTTTCCGGCTATCTGAGCAAGATGGTCAAGGCAGGGTACCGGGTGGCGATCTGCGAGCAGGCCGAAGATCCCAAAGAGGCCAAGGGCATCGTGAAGCGGGAGGTGGTGCGGGTGGTCAGTCCAGGGGTGACCACGGACGATCAGCTCCTGGATGAGAAGGCCAATACCTTTGTCTGCGCCCTGACGGCGGCCCGCAAGGGACAGAAGCTGCTCACGGTCGGCCTGAGCTTTCTCGATGTCTCCACCGGTAACTTCCTGATCAGTGAGATCCCGCTCCAGGATGCAAACCTTGACCCGGTCATCGACGAGATCACCCGGATGCAACCGGCAGAGTTGCTCCTTGCCGACGAGGAGGCGGAATCCCTTGCCGTGCTCAGCGACATGCTGTGTACCCTGATTCCGGGCCTCTGCCTCACGGAGCGGCAGGCCTGGTCATTCACCTATGACACCGCTCTCACCACCCTGAACGAGCATTTCAAGACCAGCTCGCTGGCTGGCTTTGGTTGTCAGGATATGGAGACCGGGATCTGCGCTGCCGGGGCCCTGCTCACCTATATCCAGGAGACCCAAAAGACCGATCTCTCCTTTATCCGCCAGCTCAGCCTGCTCACCCGCTCAGGTTTCCTGATTATTGATGAGTCCTCCCGCCGTAACCTGGAGCTGACCGAGACCATTATCGGTGGCAAGCGCAAGGGCTCCCTCCTCTCGGTGCTGGACCTGACCTCCACCCCGATGGGGGCACGCCTGCTCCGGCAACGCCTGCTCTTTCCCCTCCAGGATGCGGATAAGATCGAACAGCGCCTCACAGCAGTGGAGATCCTGCTCAATGAGTATACCCTGCGCCGGGAGCTTCAGGAGCTGTTGGCTGGTATCTATGATATTGAGCGCCTCTGTAGTCGGCTGGTGCTGGGACAGGGCAATGCCCGGGACATGGCCGCCCTGAAAGTCTCTCTGGGCCAGTTGCCGGACCTGAAAAAGCTCCTTATGAATACCCCCGGAGGCCTCTTGCAGGAGATCGGCATGGAGCTGGACCCGCTCTTCGACCTCCACGAGCTGATCGACAAGGCCATCCGCGATGATGCGCCGATAACCCTGCGGGAGGGACGCTTAATCCGGGAGGGCTTTCATGGGGAACTGGACGAGCTGATCTACCTGCTCCGGGATGGCAAGCAGCTCATCCTCAACCTGGAGGCCAAGGAGCGGGAGCGCACTGGCATTGCCAAGCTCAAGGTGGGCTTCAACAGGGTGTTCGGCTATTATTTCGAGGTCAGCCGGGCCCATAAAGGGGAGCTGCCCGAGGACTTTATCCGCAAGCAGACCCTGGTCAATGCCGAGCGTTTTATCACCCCGGAGCTCAAGGAGCTGGAGAACAAGATCTCCACGGCCCAGGAAAAGCGACTCACCCTGGAATACAGCCTCTTCCTCGATATCCGGGAAAAGATTGCAGCCCAGAGCGAACGCCTGCTGGCAGCGGCCCTCTCTATCGCCCGCACCGACTTTCTCGTCAGCCTGGCCCGCGCTGCGGACCATTATCAGTACATCCGCCCGACCATCACTGATAAACGCACTGTCTCCATTGTGGAGGGCCGTCACCCGGTTATTGAGCGTTCTCTGGATCCGGGCAGCTTTGTGCCCAATAATGTCTCGCTGGATCAGGAGGCAAACGAGCTCCTCATCATCACCGGTCCCAATATGGCAGGTAAGTCCACGGTCCTGCGCCAGACCGCCCTGATTGTCCTCATGGCCCATATCGGCAGCTTTGTTCCGGCGGACTGGGCCGAGATCGGCATTGTGGACCGCATCTTCACCAGGGTCGGGGCAATGGATGACCTGCGCCGGGGTCAGTCCACCTTTATGGTGGAGATGAATGAGACCGCCAATATCCTTAATAATGCCACTGAGCATAGCCTGGTGATCCTGGATGAGATCGGGCGCGGCACCTCCACCTATGACGGCCTGGCTATTGCCTGGGCCGTGGCCGAGGAGCTGGCGGACAAGAACGGGCGCGGGGTCAAGACCATGTTCGCCACCCATTACCATGAGCTCACCGACCTGGCCACTACCCACGAGCGGATTCAGAACTACTCTATTGCCGTGCGGGAGCAGGACAACCGCATCCATTTCCTCCATAAACTGGTTCAGGGTGCTGCCAGCCGCAGCTATGGTATCCAGGTCGCGGCCCTGGCCGGGGTCCCGGACCATGTGGTTGACCGGGCACAGGAGATCCTCACCAATATCGAGAAAGGTGAGTTCACCGCTACCGGGGAACCGACCATTGCGGTTTCCGTGAAGAGAAAGCCCCATCCCTGCCAGTTAACGCTCTTCCCGCCCAAGGAAGATCCCCTGCGTACCCGCATGAAGGAAATAGACCCGAATGAACTGACGCCGAGACAGGCGCATGATTTGCTGTATGAGTTGATGGAAGTGATGCGGGAGGAATGA
- a CDS encoding ABC transporter substrate-binding protein produces the protein MLKHIFCTILLSCLLAAPVLGEPIVDNDGRVIQPKTTYQRIISLYAAHTRNLIDMGAGEQIVAVGRSDKQRPDLPTLSFRDDPERLLALKPDLVLIRPMLSRSYPHMVESLEANGVTVVSLQPTSVDEMFRYWETLGVLSGHKDEASQMIARFGTGLVEINRQVESIPAEKRKKVYFESIHKRMKTFAPESMAMFVLESAGGINVAVDAVQVRKSNIAEYGKERILSKAKKIDVFLAQEGRMNKVSTEMIKKEPGFQVIKAVQENQVFLVDEKLVSRPTLGMLEGIRKVFALLYPAADAS, from the coding sequence ATGCTGAAACACATCTTTTGTACCATCCTGCTTTCTTGTCTTCTGGCTGCACCGGTGCTCGGAGAGCCCATTGTTGATAACGACGGCAGGGTGATCCAGCCGAAGACAACCTATCAACGGATCATTTCCCTGTATGCGGCCCATACCCGCAACCTGATCGACATGGGGGCAGGGGAGCAGATTGTGGCAGTAGGACGGAGTGATAAGCAGAGGCCAGATTTGCCGACCTTAAGCTTTCGTGATGACCCGGAACGCCTGCTGGCCCTGAAGCCGGATCTGGTCCTGATCCGCCCCATGCTCAGCCGTTCGTATCCGCACATGGTGGAAAGCCTTGAGGCAAACGGCGTGACCGTGGTCTCGCTCCAGCCTACCTCTGTGGATGAAATGTTCCGTTACTGGGAGACGCTCGGCGTTCTGAGTGGGCATAAGGATGAGGCCTCACAGATGATCGCCCGCTTCGGGACCGGGCTTGTGGAGATCAACCGACAGGTGGAGAGCATTCCTGCTGAGAAGAGAAAAAAAGTCTATTTTGAATCCATCCATAAGCGGATGAAGACCTTTGCCCCGGAATCTATGGCCATGTTTGTTTTGGAATCTGCCGGTGGAATCAACGTGGCTGTGGACGCTGTCCAGGTGCGCAAGAGTAATATTGCCGAGTACGGCAAAGAGCGTATCCTGTCCAAGGCAAAGAAGATTGATGTCTTTCTGGCGCAGGAAGGACGGATGAATAAGGTGAGCACGGAGATGATCAAGAAGGAGCCGGGCTTTCAGGTGATTAAGGCTGTTCAGGAGAATCAGGTCTTTCTGGTTGATGAGAAGCTGGTGTCACGGCCTACGCTGGGTATGCTGGAAGGGATCAGGAAGGTATTTGCGCTTCTTTATCCGGCAGCTGATGCTTCCTGA
- a CDS encoding ABC transporter ATP-binding protein, whose amino-acid sequence MDRIASDILWQLEQVAFSYKDQPVLAGIDLTLSSGKCYGILGPNGSGKTTLLDLLCGLAAAEKGEVSYRKTLLKQWQARELAQRIALVPQDFQVRFGFSVREVVEMGRHPHLGRFSSLTEQGHALVDAVMEEMGVAGFAARSVTRLSGGEKQRVAVARALVQDPEVLLLDEATSNLDIYHSLSILALIRRRVVAQGLTVVAAIHDLNLAAYFCDELIFLKHGRIICQGPTDEVLRPHVIEEVYGVEAQVREDAFSACNQVSYRLPAA is encoded by the coding sequence GTGGATAGAATTGCTTCTGATATTCTCTGGCAGTTGGAGCAGGTTGCGTTCTCCTACAAGGATCAGCCCGTCTTAGCCGGAATAGATCTTACCCTGTCTTCCGGGAAATGTTACGGTATCCTCGGGCCGAACGGCAGCGGCAAGACCACCCTGCTTGATCTGCTCTGTGGGCTGGCTGCCGCAGAGAAAGGGGAAGTCAGCTATCGCAAAACCCTGCTTAAACAATGGCAGGCACGGGAGCTGGCGCAACGGATTGCCTTGGTGCCTCAGGATTTCCAGGTTCGCTTTGGTTTCTCTGTGCGGGAAGTGGTGGAGATGGGGCGTCATCCTCATCTCGGTCGTTTCTCCTCCCTGACGGAACAGGGGCATGCCCTGGTTGATGCGGTGATGGAGGAAATGGGCGTGGCAGGATTTGCGGCTCGCTCTGTAACCCGCCTGTCCGGTGGGGAAAAGCAGCGGGTCGCTGTGGCCCGTGCCCTGGTGCAGGACCCGGAGGTACTGCTCCTTGATGAGGCCACCTCGAATTTGGATATTTATCATTCCCTGTCCATCCTTGCGCTGATCCGCCGTCGGGTTGTGGCCCAGGGCTTGACCGTGGTTGCTGCAATCCATGATCTGAACCTGGCAGCATATTTCTGTGACGAGTTGATCTTTTTGAAACACGGGCGGATTATCTGCCAGGGTCCGACCGATGAGGTGCTGCGGCCCCATGTCATAGAGGAGGTCTACGGCGTGGAGGCGCAGGTGCGGGAGGATGCCTTTTCCGCCTGCAATCAGGTGAGTTACAGGCTGCCTGCGGCATGA
- a CDS encoding YfcE family phosphodiesterase, whose product MIKAGILSDTHLTTVNKEFLQRVEHCFADCDIIIHAGDLVDLSLLDAFQGKTVHAVHGNCCTINTCYALPSQLTVQLGDFTIGVTHGNRLGYDIESGLLDLFPEADCMIYGHTHQAVCHWVAGKLIINPGAFQSISRYGMPCSYAILEAGKQLKGSLHELPLD is encoded by the coding sequence ATGATTAAAGCAGGCATACTTTCAGATACCCATCTCACCACGGTCAATAAAGAGTTCCTTCAGCGCGTTGAGCATTGTTTTGCCGACTGCGATATCATCATCCATGCCGGTGATCTGGTCGACCTCTCCCTGCTGGATGCCTTTCAGGGAAAGACAGTGCATGCCGTGCATGGCAATTGCTGCACCATCAACACCTGCTATGCCCTGCCCAGCCAGCTGACCGTTCAGCTCGGGGACTTCACCATCGGGGTGACCCACGGCAACCGCCTGGGCTATGACATAGAATCCGGCCTCCTGGACCTCTTCCCGGAAGCAGACTGCATGATCTATGGGCATACCCATCAGGCAGTTTGCCACTGGGTTGCTGGCAAGCTGATCATCAATCCCGGTGCCTTTCAGTCGATCAGCAGGTACGGGATGCCCTGTTCCTATGCGATATTAGAGGCGGGCAAGCAGCTCAAGGGCTCGCTGCATGAATTGCCGTTGGATTAA
- a CDS encoding diguanylate cyclase, whose translation MKPEYQDSLIGIANRRYFDKQLKRAWMNAQKTENPLSLLFCDIDQFIDFHAHYDSPAADVCLRRVGRCLHSTLRRPTDLAARYEGERFAILLPYTDAHGALVIADRMLAEVRSLAIPHEYSDTASVVTISIGGHSLWPRPGLSTKTLVNLVDMRLFQAKYCGRNQSRISTACREELDE comes from the coding sequence GTGAAACCGGAGTACCAAGATAGCCTCATAGGCATCGCCAATAGACGATATTTTGACAAGCAGCTCAAGAGGGCTTGGATGAATGCGCAAAAAACAGAGAATCCACTCTCACTTCTTTTTTGCGATATTGATCAGTTTATAGATTTTCATGCGCACTACGACAGCCCTGCTGCTGATGTCTGCCTCAGGCGGGTAGGCCGATGCCTTCACTCAACACTCCGCCGCCCAACAGACTTGGCAGCCCGGTATGAAGGGGAAAGGTTCGCCATTCTCCTCCCCTACACCGATGCCCACGGTGCGCTCGTGATCGCCGACCGAATGCTTGCAGAGGTGCGTTCCTTAGCTATCCCCCATGAGTATTCTGATACAGCCTCTGTGGTGACGATCAGTATCGGGGGGCATAGCCTCTGGCCGAGGCCGGGACTCTCCACCAAAACATTAGTCAACCTGGTAGATATGAGGTTATTTCAGGCCAAGTATTGCGGAAGAAACCAGAGCAGAATCAGCACAGCCTGCCGTGAAGAACTAGATGAATAA
- a CDS encoding COR domain-containing protein has protein sequence MTNEEVLQEIEKAKASGATGLDLSSMGLTSLPPELFQLTNLTRLDLRGNQLTALPPEICQLTNLTKLYLSDNQLSSLSLELFQLTNLWRLNLSGNQLTSLPPEICRLTNLTEFYLSRNQFTTLPLEICQLTKLTALGLSSKQLTTLPPEICQLTNLKGLSLSYNQLRSLPSEIGQLTNLIELHLRDNQLSDLPPEICRLTKLIWLYVAGNPLLCPPIEIADKGIKVIREYFAELEKGQQALNEVKVLLIGDGAAGKTSLVKQLLGQPFDEHEDTTHGISIQGWEPECAGKQIRANVWDFGGQEIQHATHQFFLSKRSLYVLVLDSRKDESTEYWLRHVETFGGRSPVLVVLNKIDSNHSFDVNRPFLREKYPGICGFFPVSCRTGKGVPEFKEALLAELARMNMLSIIWPTSWFAVKRKLEEMDKPYISVEEYRGYCAEAGITGEESREILADFLHDLGVAVHFRDFILDAMSVLNPVWVTNAVYTIITSEQMADSKGFLALKDVGKLLPQRCGEKLCCPQDTHPFIMRLMEKFELCYPVGKEAVLIPQLLPVPEPELAFNKDGSLRFALHYPDFLPPSVFPRFMVKVHKDIHDETRWRTGVLLADKRSGSQAVVKVDTEARRINIWVQGETPREYLHYLRYLLTDINSSFEKLTVSERVPMPDDPQRTADYETLLNYAKEDIPYYIPEGTSKKYSVHELLGLVQPKDKEELARVAEKASPQDTTTWTEILNETVEPEWTVPFIGIKLNLKALFAKLLERQKQQRRQKK, from the coding sequence ATGACGAATGAAGAAGTGTTGCAGGAGATAGAGAAGGCCAAGGCAAGCGGGGCTACTGGGCTTGACCTGAGCAGCATGGGGCTTACTTCCCTGCCGCCGGAGTTGTTCCAGCTCACGAATCTAACAAGGCTTGACCTTAGAGGCAACCAGCTCACTGCCCTACCACCGGAAATCTGCCAGCTTACCAATCTAACAAAGCTTTACCTTAGCGATAATCAGTTAAGCAGCCTGTCTCTAGAGCTGTTCCAGCTCACGAATCTATGGCGACTTAACCTCAGCGGTAACCAGCTCACCAGCCTGCCGCCGGAAATCTGCCGGCTCACCAATCTGACGGAGTTTTACCTCAGCCGCAACCAGTTCACCACACTGCCGCTGGAAATCTGCCAGCTCACCAAACTGACGGCACTTGGTCTCAGCAGCAAGCAGCTCACTACCCTGCCGCCGGAAATCTGCCAGCTCACCAACCTGAAGGGGCTTAGCCTCAGCTACAACCAATTGCGTAGTCTGCCGTCGGAAATCGGTCAGCTCACGAATCTGATAGAGCTTCACCTCAGAGACAACCAGCTCAGCGACCTGCCGCCGGAAATCTGCCGGCTCACCAAACTGATATGGCTTTACGTTGCCGGTAACCCTCTCCTCTGCCCGCCCATAGAGATCGCCGACAAGGGAATCAAGGTGATACGGGAGTATTTCGCTGAACTGGAGAAAGGCCAGCAGGCACTGAACGAGGTGAAGGTGCTTCTTATCGGCGACGGGGCCGCAGGCAAGACCTCGCTGGTCAAGCAGCTCCTCGGTCAGCCTTTTGACGAGCACGAGGACACCACCCACGGCATCAGCATCCAGGGCTGGGAGCCGGAATGTGCGGGCAAGCAGATCAGGGCCAATGTCTGGGACTTTGGCGGCCAGGAGATCCAGCACGCCACCCATCAGTTCTTCCTGTCCAAGCGGAGCCTCTATGTGCTGGTGCTGGACAGCCGCAAGGATGAGAGCACGGAATACTGGCTGCGGCATGTGGAGACCTTTGGCGGGAGGTCGCCGGTGCTGGTGGTGCTCAACAAGATAGACAGCAACCACTCCTTTGATGTCAACCGGCCCTTCCTGCGGGAGAAGTATCCCGGCATCTGCGGCTTCTTTCCTGTCTCCTGCAGGACCGGCAAGGGGGTGCCGGAGTTCAAAGAAGCCCTGCTGGCCGAGCTGGCCAGGATGAACATGCTCAGTATCATCTGGCCGACAAGCTGGTTTGCGGTCAAGCGCAAGCTGGAGGAGATGGACAAGCCCTACATCAGCGTGGAGGAATACAGGGGCTATTGTGCCGAGGCAGGCATCACCGGCGAGGAGAGCCGGGAGATCCTGGCCGACTTCCTCCATGACCTGGGCGTGGCTGTGCATTTCCGGGACTTCATTCTTGATGCCATGAGCGTGCTCAACCCGGTCTGGGTCACCAATGCGGTCTATACGATCATCACTTCCGAGCAGATGGCGGACAGCAAGGGCTTCCTGGCCCTGAAGGACGTAGGCAAACTCCTGCCCCAGCGTTGCGGGGAAAAACTCTGCTGCCCCCAGGACACCCATCCTTTTATCATGCGCCTGATGGAGAAGTTCGAGCTGTGCTATCCGGTGGGTAAGGAGGCCGTGCTCATCCCCCAGCTTCTGCCCGTGCCGGAACCGGAGCTTGCCTTCAACAAGGACGGCTCGCTGCGCTTCGCCCTCCATTATCCCGACTTCCTGCCGCCCTCGGTCTTTCCCCGCTTCATGGTCAAGGTGCATAAGGATATTCATGATGAGACCCGCTGGCGCACCGGTGTGCTGCTGGCGGACAAGCGGAGCGGGTCACAGGCCGTGGTCAAGGTGGATACAGAGGCCCGGCGGATCAATATCTGGGTGCAGGGCGAGACCCCAAGGGAGTATCTGCATTATCTCCGCTACCTGCTCACCGACATCAACAGCAGCTTTGAAAAGCTCACAGTCAGCGAGCGCGTACCCATGCCGGATGACCCGCAGCGCACTGCCGACTACGAGACCCTGCTGAACTATGCCAAGGAGGACATCCCCTATTATATACCAGAGGGAACCAGCAAGAAATACAGTGTGCATGAGCTGCTCGGCCTGGTGCAGCCTAAGGATAAGGAGGAGTTGGCACGAGTGGCGGAGAAGGCCAGTCCGCAGGATACGACAACATGGACAGAAATTCTCAATGAGACTGTTGAACCGGAATGGACTGTCCCTTTCATCGGCATCAAGCTCAACCTGAAGGCGTTATTTGCAAAGCTGCTGGAACGGCAGAAGCAGCAGCGCAGGCAGAAAAAGTAA
- a CDS encoding type I restriction enzyme HsdR N-terminal domain-containing protein, translating to MQRKNPDHHLVYGILKDYLTGEELPDTDDERLRQELARMMVEEKGFKPEELEPRLSVETIFNHVFVRSVIDLTVSWKGQRLLVLRYGPGSLVTREKPALAAARVLESSYCIPLAVVTNGRDAELLETRTGKVLATGMEAIPDRVRAEELAQEYPAYPPPTGAARERNLRVLNAFDLEVCCRNFSLGLF from the coding sequence ATGCAGCGTAAGAACCCTGATCATCATTTGGTTTATGGCATCCTCAAGGATTACCTGACTGGCGAGGAATTGCCGGATACGGACGATGAACGACTTCGGCAGGAGTTGGCCCGAATGATGGTGGAAGAAAAGGGCTTTAAGCCGGAGGAGTTGGAGCCTCGTCTCAGCGTGGAGACGATATTTAACCATGTCTTTGTCCGTTCCGTCATTGATTTGACCGTCTCCTGGAAGGGGCAGCGTCTTTTGGTTCTTCGCTATGGCCCCGGCTCTCTGGTGACTCGTGAAAAACCAGCCTTAGCTGCGGCGCGGGTCCTGGAGAGTTCCTATTGTATTCCCTTGGCCGTGGTGACCAATGGTCGAGATGCCGAGCTATTGGAGACTCGTACCGGCAAGGTCTTAGCTACCGGTATGGAGGCTATTCCTGATCGGGTGCGGGCTGAGGAGCTGGCGCAGGAATATCCCGCTTATCCTCCCCCTACCGGCGCAGCACGGGAACGTAACTTGCGGGTGCTGAATGCCTTTGACCTGGAGGTCTGCTGTCGGAATTTTTCGTTGGGCCTTTTTTGA
- the efp gene encoding elongation factor P, whose translation MYTASDLRKGLKVQIDGDPYIITDFEFSKPGKGQALYRTKMRNMISGNQFTNTYRSNDKFEKPDLEERTMQYLYSQDDEFHFMDTTSYEQIFLTREQLGDNLNFLKDNMEVQVLFFGGDRPIDISMPTFVELEVTRADPWVKGDTSGTDTKPVTVETGFQLQVPPFVNEGDKIQIDTRSGDYITRVKD comes from the coding sequence ATGTACACAGCATCAGATCTGCGTAAGGGCCTCAAGGTTCAAATTGACGGCGATCCATATATTATTACTGATTTTGAATTCTCCAAACCAGGCAAAGGCCAGGCTTTGTACCGCACCAAGATGCGGAATATGATCTCAGGCAATCAGTTCACCAATACCTATCGTTCCAACGATAAGTTTGAAAAGCCTGACCTGGAAGAGCGCACGATGCAATACCTCTACTCCCAGGATGATGAATTCCATTTCATGGACACGACCTCCTACGAGCAGATCTTCCTGACCAGGGAGCAGCTCGGGGATAACCTGAACTTCCTCAAGGATAATATGGAGGTGCAGGTGCTCTTCTTTGGCGGCGACCGTCCTATCGATATCAGCATGCCCACCTTTGTTGAGCTGGAAGTCACCCGCGCTGATCCTTGGGTCAAGGGTGATACCTCGGGCACCGATACCAAGCCGGTAACCGTGGAGACCGGGTTTCAGCTCCAGGTTCCTCCCTTTGTTAACGAAGGGGATAAGATCCAGATCGATACCCGCTCTGGCGATTATATCACCAGGGTAAAGGACTGA